A portion of the Candidatus Eisenbacteria bacterium genome contains these proteins:
- a CDS encoding type Z 30S ribosomal protein S14, with protein MAKKALIEKWKKEPKFKVRAYNRCHRCGRPRGYIRKFGMCRICFRELALDGLIPGVVKSSW; from the coding sequence GTGGCAAAGAAGGCATTGATTGAGAAATGGAAAAAAGAACCCAAGTTCAAGGTGAGAGCTTACAACAGATGTCACAGATGCGGGAGGCCCCGGGGCTATATCAGAAAGTTCGGAATGTGCAGGATATGCTTCAGAGAGCTTGCCCTCGACGGTTTGATCCCAGGTGTTGTGAAGTCTAGCTGGTAG
- the rplE gene encoding 50S ribosomal protein L5, with product MKARLKKKYDSQVVPALVKRFGYKNALQAPRLDKIVVNMGVGDALQNIKLLDSAASELAAITGQKPTIRRARRSIANFKLRAGAPIGCAVTLRGDRMYEFYDRLTNIAIPRIRDFRGLSTKSFDGRGNYSIGLTEQIIFPEVNYDKVGKVRGLDVTIVTTARTDEEGLELLRLMEMPFKAK from the coding sequence ATGAAGGCAAGACTAAAGAAAAAGTATGATTCACAGGTTGTTCCTGCCCTGGTGAAGCGCTTTGGATACAAGAATGCGCTTCAAGCTCCGCGGCTTGACAAGATAGTTGTCAATATGGGAGTGGGCGATGCCCTTCAGAACATCAAGCTCCTGGATTCTGCCGCAAGTGAGCTCGCGGCCATCACAGGCCAGAAGCCTACCATCAGGCGTGCCAGGAGATCGATTGCGAATTTCAAGCTGAGAGCGGGTGCTCCTATTGGCTGTGCCGTAACACTCAGGGGAGACAGGATGTACGAGTTCTATGACAGGCTCACCAATATTGCCATCCCTAGGATTCGCGATTTCAGGGGACTCTCCACAAAGTCCTTCGACGGAAGGGGAAACTATTCGATCGGGCTCACCGAACAGATTATCTTTCCGGAGGTCAACTACGACAAGGTGGGCAAGGTGAGGGGGCTGGATGTGACGATAGTGACGACCGCAAGGACCGATGAAGAGGGTCTTGAACTCTTGAGGCTCATGGAAATGCCGTTCAAAGCAAAGTAA